In the genome of Desulfofarcimen acetoxidans DSM 771, one region contains:
- a CDS encoding EFR1 family ferrodoxin (N-terminal region resembles flavodoxins. C-terminal ferrodoxin region binds two 4Fe-4S clusters.), with amino-acid sequence MKVQSLKLVYFSPTGTTKTVIEGIARGINLSPVETIDITKPEVRKQQLNTSENELLVIGMPVYGGRVPAIAIDWLNTIKADSTPTVCIVVYGNREYDDALLELKDTMLKHGCVPIAYAAFIGEHSFSSSETPIAVARPDVSDVNQAELFGKRINEKLLSIASFDHISDIIVPGNYPYKEFKSLVLDFISISDKCLQCGFCARVCPVGAIDLENSALIDKEKCILCCACIKGCPENARTIKTGMVKDIAMRLSEMCKGRKEPVLFY; translated from the coding sequence ATGAAAGTACAATCATTGAAACTCGTTTATTTTTCGCCTACGGGAACAACGAAAACGGTTATTGAAGGAATTGCACGAGGAATTAATCTAAGTCCTGTGGAAACAATAGATATTACGAAACCGGAGGTAAGAAAACAACAACTGAATACATCAGAAAATGAATTACTTGTTATCGGTATGCCGGTTTATGGCGGTAGGGTTCCGGCTATTGCAATTGACTGGCTAAATACGATTAAAGCAGATAGTACGCCTACCGTATGCATTGTTGTTTACGGTAACCGCGAGTATGACGATGCTCTGCTCGAACTTAAAGACACCATGTTAAAGCATGGATGTGTGCCGATTGCCTATGCTGCATTTATTGGGGAACACTCTTTTTCCAGTTCTGAAACACCCATTGCCGTAGCTCGTCCCGATGTAAGTGATGTAAATCAAGCAGAGTTATTTGGGAAAAGAATAAATGAAAAACTACTGTCTATCGCATCATTTGATCATATTTCTGATATAATTGTTCCTGGCAACTATCCTTATAAGGAATTTAAGTCATTGGTTCTTGATTTTATTTCAATCAGTGATAAGTGTTTGCAATGTGGATTTTGTGCACGGGTATGTCCTGTTGGTGCTATTGATTTAGAAAATAGTGCTTTGATTGATAAGGAAAAATGCATCCTATGTTGTGCTTGCATTAAAGGTTGTCCTGAAAACGCACGAACGATAAAAACTGGTATGGTCAAAGACATTGCAATGCGTTTAAGTGAAATGTGTAAAGGGCGAAAGGAACCGGTATTATTTTATTAA
- a CDS encoding TetR/AcrR family transcriptional regulator, which translates to MQNKIPSEVIDTKQRILRAAARIINTTGVLSLTLETVAKEAKISKGGLLYHFPNKDALMKGMADYLIQGFTNEVVCVASEDSCEKGKWTRAYTKVTFNQLESELDMNVAILAAIATNPELLKSISKHLQVLQDRIENDHIDQIVSTIIRLAVDGIYFNHLYGMSLREDVYEKVLNYLISLTEVS; encoded by the coding sequence ATGCAAAACAAAATTCCCAGCGAAGTTATTGATACGAAGCAAAGAATATTACGAGCCGCTGCTAGGATTATAAACACAACTGGAGTATTGTCATTAACCTTAGAAACAGTTGCAAAAGAAGCTAAAATAAGTAAAGGTGGATTGCTATACCACTTTCCTAATAAAGATGCTTTGATGAAGGGCATGGCTGACTATTTAATACAAGGTTTTACTAATGAAGTGGTATGTGTTGCCAGCGAAGATTCTTGTGAAAAAGGAAAATGGACTAGGGCCTATACAAAAGTAACATTCAATCAATTAGAAAGTGAATTGGATATGAATGTAGCAATTTTGGCTGCGATTGCGACAAATCCTGAATTGTTGAAGTCTATATCTAAGCATTTACAAGTACTACAAGATCGCATTGAGAATGATCATATTGACCAAATCGTTTCGACAATCATCAGACTGGCAGTTGATGGTATATATTTCAATCATCTATACGGAATGAGCTTAAGGGAAGATGTTTATGAGAAAGTCTTAAATTACCTGATTTCTTTAACTGAGGTCTCGTGA
- a CDS encoding Msr family ABC-F type ribosomal protection protein, translating into MELLIKAENVCVEYTGCDILNIDELELYDYDRIGLVGANGAGKSTLLKVLLGELTPPRCKVNRFGRFTYIPQLDEVTFQGIKDFALMGKLGVQQIKIQTMSGGEETRLKIAQALSEQVHGIFADEPTCHLDHEGIDFLIGQLKFFSGALLIISHDRYFLDEVVDKIWELKNGKIIEYCGNYSGYLRQKEEKRQSQAARFEQFVAERDRLERAAEEKRKQARKIDQKAKGAAKINNSESRGRLGHQKTMGSKQKTLYNAVKSMEHRIVALGDVEAPENIRTIRFRQSKALALHNPYPITAAEISKRFGNKVLFEKASFNIPLGAKVALTGGNAAGKTTLFKMILNNEAGISISPKAVIGYFDQNGYKYNRNQGIMEFMQENCDYQVPEIRSVMASLGFPENDIRKKLFVLSGGETIKLLLAKMLLGRYNILLMDEPSNFLDLPSIEALEALMKNYEGTILFISHDKRLLENVADLVYEIQEGKIVQIK; encoded by the coding sequence ATGGAATTACTAATAAAAGCAGAAAATGTCTGTGTAGAATATACCGGATGTGATATTTTAAATATTGATGAATTAGAATTATACGATTATGATCGTATTGGTCTGGTGGGAGCAAATGGTGCGGGAAAAAGTACCTTACTCAAAGTGCTTTTGGGTGAATTAACTCCACCGAGATGTAAAGTCAATCGTTTCGGACGGTTTACTTATATCCCCCAATTAGATGAAGTAACATTTCAAGGGATTAAAGATTTTGCACTTATGGGTAAACTGGGCGTTCAGCAAATAAAGATACAGACCATGAGTGGCGGTGAAGAAACAAGACTTAAAATAGCACAGGCTCTTTCGGAACAGGTACATGGTATTTTTGCAGATGAACCTACCTGTCACTTAGATCATGAAGGAATAGATTTTTTAATCGGCCAATTGAAATTTTTTTCCGGTGCATTACTGATTATCAGCCATGACCGCTATTTTCTTGATGAGGTGGTAGATAAAATATGGGAATTGAAAAACGGAAAAATTATAGAGTATTGTGGTAATTATTCCGGCTATCTGCGTCAGAAAGAGGAGAAACGTCAAAGCCAGGCTGCAAGATTCGAACAATTTGTTGCGGAACGTGATCGATTAGAACGGGCTGCTGAAGAAAAGAGAAAACAGGCCCGTAAAATAGACCAGAAAGCAAAGGGTGCTGCAAAGATAAACAATTCCGAAAGCCGTGGACGTTTGGGACATCAAAAAACAATGGGCAGCAAGCAAAAAACACTGTACAATGCTGTTAAGTCTATGGAACATAGAATTGTCGCTCTCGGGGATGTAGAAGCTCCAGAAAACATTCGCACTATTCGTTTCCGGCAGAGTAAGGCATTGGCACTCCATAATCCATATCCGATTACCGCTGCAGAAATTAGTAAAAGGTTTGGCAATAAAGTGTTGTTCGAAAAAGCATCCTTTAACATCCCACTCGGAGCAAAGGTGGCACTAACCGGTGGTAACGCTGCAGGAAAGACAACTTTATTTAAAATGATTTTAAACAATGAAGCTGGGATCTCAATTTCTCCTAAGGCTGTGATCGGTTATTTTGACCAAAATGGTTATAAGTATAACCGTAATCAAGGGATCATGGAATTTATGCAGGAGAATTGCGATTACCAAGTTCCTGAAATTCGTTCGGTGATGGCATCGCTGGGATTTCCTGAGAATGACATTCGTAAGAAATTATTCGTACTAAGCGGTGGTGAAACCATCAAGCTACTGTTGGCTAAAATGTTATTGGGACGCTATAATATTCTACTGATGGATGAGCCGAGTAACTTTCTCGATTTGCCCAGCATAGAAGCATTGGAAGCATTGATGAAAAATTATGAGGGCACGATTTTATTTATTTCACATGATAAAAGGCTTTTGGAAAATGTGGCGGATTTAGTCTATGAAATACAGGAAGGCAAAATTGTGCAAATAAAATAG
- a CDS encoding amino acid permease, which yields MEKKHKGLSVWQLTMMALGTVVGGSFFLGSAVAIRAAGPAVIISFILGGVLVYFILFALSELTVSDPAPGSFRTFATRAFGPGTGFVVGWVYWTGLVLAMSSEATAVSILLRGWFPGISMLLAGSLIITGITFLNLLGADRLSKLESGLAAVKLFAIAAFVILGLFLIAGLMPGVPQIGLGELIDELWFPGGISGIAGSMLIVIFTYAGFEIIGLAASESNDAPNTIPRAITYTVLGLISLYVASVAVILPLIPTASLTEKVSPLVAALNRWGIGWAGNIINIVLITAILSTMLAAMFGLGRMISSLAHEGQAPVWLINKSNVPYRGILFSGVAMIMGLGLGFSLPRQVYLFLISSGGFSLLFTYAVILATHYRFRKKHGCPPLGKCQMPGFPFSSLIALISTVAIIASMPLIPGQRSGLLAGLVLVALYTVIYLAIKYRDKITKPVSAKRNPYYISTLRARLNTELAEELGQQQKIESKTDDKKQ from the coding sequence ATGGAAAAGAAACATAAGGGCCTGTCGGTATGGCAGTTAACAATGATGGCACTTGGCACTGTAGTAGGGGGATCCTTTTTTCTTGGTTCAGCAGTTGCCATTCGAGCTGCAGGGCCCGCGGTCATTATTTCATTTATTTTGGGTGGTGTTCTGGTTTATTTTATACTCTTTGCATTGTCCGAACTTACAGTATCAGACCCGGCCCCGGGTTCTTTTCGTACCTTTGCCACAAGAGCTTTTGGCCCGGGAACCGGTTTTGTAGTTGGGTGGGTTTATTGGACAGGCCTTGTTCTGGCCATGTCCAGTGAGGCCACTGCTGTTTCAATTTTGTTGCGGGGATGGTTCCCGGGGATTTCTATGCTGTTGGCAGGTTCACTGATTATAACCGGAATAACATTCCTTAATCTACTGGGTGCCGACCGGTTAAGTAAGCTGGAAAGCGGTCTGGCAGCAGTAAAACTTTTCGCTATTGCAGCGTTTGTTATACTTGGTTTATTTCTGATTGCGGGCTTGATGCCGGGTGTTCCCCAGATTGGCTTAGGCGAGCTAATAGATGAGTTATGGTTTCCGGGAGGTATCAGTGGTATAGCCGGCAGTATGCTGATTGTCATATTCACTTACGCCGGCTTTGAGATCATTGGCCTGGCAGCTTCTGAATCCAATGATGCACCAAACACAATACCCAGGGCTATTACTTATACTGTACTAGGGTTGATAAGCCTGTATGTTGCTTCTGTCGCAGTAATTTTGCCTTTGATACCAACCGCGTCACTCACTGAAAAAGTCAGCCCGCTGGTAGCAGCCCTGAACAGGTGGGGAATTGGCTGGGCCGGAAATATCATCAATATAGTGCTGATTACCGCTATCCTTTCCACCATGCTGGCTGCCATGTTTGGATTGGGTAGGATGATAAGCTCCCTGGCTCACGAGGGACAAGCACCAGTTTGGTTAATAAATAAGAGCAATGTTCCCTATCGTGGAATCCTATTTTCAGGAGTAGCAATGATTATGGGATTAGGCCTTGGATTTTCACTTCCACGGCAGGTTTATCTTTTTTTAATAAGTTCCGGTGGTTTTTCCTTACTTTTTACCTATGCTGTTATTCTCGCCACACATTACCGCTTTAGGAAAAAACATGGCTGCCCCCCGCTGGGTAAATGCCAGATGCCGGGTTTCCCCTTTTCATCATTGATTGCTTTAATTAGCACTGTCGCTATCATTGCGAGTATGCCATTAATACCGGGTCAAAGATCAGGATTGCTGGCAGGTCTGGTGCTGGTAGCCCTGTATACTGTTATTTACCTGGCAATAAAGTATCGTGATAAAATTACCAAACCGGTGTCCGCCAAAAGAAATCCATATTATATTAGCACACTGCGAGCTAGATTGAATACGGAACTAGCTGAAGAATTGGGCCAGCAACAAAAAATAGAAAGTAAAACAGATGATAAAAAACAATAA
- the sigK gene encoding RNA polymerase sporulation sigma factor SigK, whose amino-acid sequence MMPGLLTFVTLSVVNGLLLLVSYIANNTFPQPLSEEEEAKYLQLLFEGDEHARNVLTERNLRLVAHIVKKFDKTVGDTDDLISIGTIGLIKAVNTYNPEKGTKLATYAARCIENEILMHLRFMKKVRAEVSLYDPIGVDKEGNEITLIDILGTHSEVVAEIVENSFEQKRLGDKVKLLSRREKKVLELRFGLEGRQRKTQREIAKFLGISRSYVSRIEKRALTKLTKEFIMENS is encoded by the coding sequence ATGATGCCTGGCCTTTTGACGTTTGTTACACTGTCAGTAGTAAACGGGCTTTTATTATTAGTGTCCTACATTGCTAACAACACATTTCCTCAGCCTTTGTCAGAAGAAGAAGAAGCCAAGTATTTACAACTGCTGTTTGAGGGCGATGAGCACGCAAGAAATGTGCTCACCGAAAGAAACTTACGACTTGTTGCTCACATTGTTAAGAAATTTGACAAGACAGTTGGCGACACCGATGATTTAATTTCTATAGGAACAATAGGTCTAATTAAAGCTGTAAATACTTATAATCCCGAAAAAGGAACCAAATTAGCAACCTATGCCGCCCGCTGCATTGAAAATGAAATTCTCATGCATTTGCGTTTTATGAAAAAAGTCAGAGCCGAGGTTTCATTGTATGACCCAATTGGTGTTGATAAAGAAGGAAATGAAATTACTTTGATTGATATTTTAGGCACCCACTCAGAAGTAGTGGCTGAAATAGTGGAGAACAGTTTCGAGCAAAAGAGACTTGGTGATAAAGTAAAATTACTTTCCCGCAGGGAAAAAAAAGTGCTGGAACTTAGATTTGGCCTGGAAGGACGCCAGCGCAAAACTCAACGGGAAATAGCTAAATTTCTGGGCATTTCCAGGTCTTACGTATCTCGTATTGAGAAAAGAGCTTTGACAAAGCTAACCAAGGAATTTATTATGGAAAACTCCTGA
- a CDS encoding MarR family winged helix-turn-helix transcriptional regulator: MTFRLNNGIGFILNRTNTRMKNNLLHHFKDYDVTPEQWAVLNCLWEREGISPKELAELTSKDQPTTVRMLSKLEKKGFITRQVNPNDNRSYLIHLTSEGQELKDKLFPLAFQALDKALKGIDKKQIEEVKIVLNKIFNNLD, translated from the coding sequence GTGACATTTAGACTTAATAATGGTATTGGTTTTATTTTAAATCGAACCAATACTAGGATGAAAAATAATTTATTACACCATTTTAAAGATTACGACGTAACTCCCGAACAATGGGCTGTTTTAAATTGTTTATGGGAACGAGAAGGTATTTCCCCTAAAGAGTTGGCCGAACTTACTTCAAAAGATCAACCTACAACGGTAAGAATGCTATCGAAACTAGAAAAAAAAGGTTTTATTACTAGACAAGTTAATCCGAATGATAATAGATCTTATTTGATTCACCTTACAAGTGAGGGTCAAGAATTAAAAGATAAATTATTTCCCTTAGCATTTCAAGCTCTTGACAAAGCCTTGAAAGGTATTGATAAAAAACAAATTGAAGAAGTTAAAATCGTTCTTAACAAAATATTTAATAATTTAGATTGA
- a CDS encoding cysteine hydrolase family protein: protein MKILILKKIKAALLVIDLENGFVRSESSHVINTAAASLPACEQVIQLSRKKGLPVFFIKRIYRQNGSDVELTRWQAWINGGKAMTPASKGAISAEVPETVKPKPGDYTIIKPRWSAFFQTELDLILRRLGISTVVLIGTTTPNCIRTTAYDAIALDYEVVIVEDCCSSQTPEIQKANIDDLQRIGCMIIDSENYCHNLPQLPCQDWLKKIRADMNKNNNLPEPFEDLGEGGTGWIDRW, encoded by the coding sequence GTGAAAATTTTGATATTAAAAAAAATTAAAGCAGCATTACTTGTAATTGATTTGGAAAACGGCTTTGTCCGGTCTGAGTCATCTCATGTTATTAATACGGCGGCAGCTAGTCTTCCAGCCTGTGAACAAGTCATACAGCTCAGCAGAAAAAAAGGACTGCCGGTATTTTTTATTAAGAGAATATACAGACAAAACGGCAGCGATGTGGAGTTGACACGGTGGCAAGCCTGGATAAACGGGGGAAAAGCAATGACCCCCGCCAGCAAAGGGGCAATAAGTGCCGAGGTCCCGGAAACAGTTAAACCTAAACCAGGGGATTATACCATAATTAAACCGCGTTGGAGTGCTTTTTTTCAGACGGAACTTGATTTGATTTTACGCAGACTGGGAATTAGCACAGTCGTCTTAATCGGGACAACAACGCCAAACTGTATCCGAACAACTGCTTATGATGCCATTGCTTTAGATTATGAGGTGGTAATAGTTGAGGATTGTTGCTCTTCACAAACACCAGAAATTCAAAAAGCAAATATTGATGATTTGCAGCGCATAGGTTGTATGATTATTGATTCTGAAAACTATTGCCACAATTTACCCCAATTACCCTGTCAGGACTGGTTGAAAAAAATAAGAGCTGATATGAATAAAAATAATAATTTGCCGGAACCTTTTGAGGATCTGGGAGAAGGAGGTACGGGTTGGATTGACCGCTGGTAA
- a CDS encoding uroporphyrinogen decarboxylase family protein codes for MRQNTVYKSRERVKRTIGHLDTDQIPIGEITIADDVVANNSRCSQSSFNEKLEFLKKLGLDIICLTPKYPLSKGVLPSVQNFVFPDLKDWVYKTNIFTFAVIDGVFDWGIKLFGFNKFITLLNKSPITFMDLTKNIEKLNLQLAAFLIEMGIDGIIIADDIAYNRGLLVNPVDIRNYIFPSLSLQVEKINQKGTPVFFHSDGNTNDIIPDLIEIGFKGLHCIDQNANMDIFNLQSLYGKQICLWGNLSVDDTNRASDLEYLQNLREAILSLSAKKGFILGTSCGIFNGLNLNGLLDIYKSI; via the coding sequence TTGAGACAAAATACTGTTTATAAATCTCGCGAAAGAGTAAAGCGAACTATTGGGCATTTGGATACCGATCAAATCCCTATAGGTGAAATAACCATCGCTGATGACGTGGTGGCAAACAATTCACGGTGCAGCCAATCCTCATTTAATGAAAAACTGGAGTTCTTAAAAAAACTCGGGCTGGATATCATTTGTCTCACACCCAAATACCCTTTATCAAAAGGTGTCTTACCCTCCGTGCAGAATTTTGTTTTCCCGGATCTAAAAGATTGGGTTTATAAAACTAATATATTTACTTTTGCTGTTATAGACGGTGTTTTTGATTGGGGTATTAAGCTATTTGGCTTTAACAAATTTATAACTTTACTCAATAAATCGCCAATTACCTTTATGGATTTAACAAAAAATATAGAAAAGCTAAACCTCCAACTGGCCGCCTTTTTAATAGAGATGGGAATTGACGGAATTATCATCGCGGATGATATTGCTTATAACAGGGGCTTGTTAGTCAACCCTGTCGATATAAGAAATTATATTTTTCCCTCCTTATCATTACAAGTAGAAAAAATTAATCAGAAAGGAACACCTGTCTTCTTTCACTCTGACGGCAACACTAATGATATAATTCCGGACCTTATAGAAATTGGTTTTAAAGGATTACATTGCATAGATCAGAACGCCAATATGGATATTTTTAATTTACAGTCTCTTTACGGCAAGCAGATCTGCCTCTGGGGCAACCTGTCTGTAGACGACACAAATCGTGCGAGTGATCTGGAATATTTGCAAAACCTGAGGGAAGCTATACTTTCCTTATCAGCTAAAAAAGGGTTTATCTTAGGAACCAGCTGTGGTATTTTTAATGGACTCAATCTCAACGGGCTGTTGGATATCTATAAAAGCATCTAG